The Denticeps clupeoides chromosome 5, fDenClu1.1, whole genome shotgun sequence genome includes a region encoding these proteins:
- the LOC114790610 gene encoding paraspeckle component 1-like isoform X3 translates to MANRNLKQVTIQHSAASPKAQAAKRGSESANMEEEEAAAPAAEDSLEMTLDLKSFRKPGEKTFTQRCRLFVGNLPTDITEEDFKRLFAKYGEANEVFINRDRGFGFIRLETRTLAEIAKAELDGIVLKNRPIRIRFATHGAALTVKNLSPVVSNELLEQAFSQFGPVERAIVVVDDRGRPTGKGFVEFANKPAARKALDRCTDGALLLTTSPRPVVVEPTEQLDDEDGLSEKLLQKSAQYHKEREQTPRFAQPGTFEFEYSSRWKALDEMERQQREQVDRNIREAKEKLEAEMEAAKHEHQLMMMRQDLMRRQEELRRLEELRNQELQKRKQIEMRHEEERRRREEEMMCHREQDEMRRQPDSGFKPSFMDAENFPLKTMLQR, encoded by the exons ATGGCGAACCGGAACCTGAAGCAGGTGACCATCCAGCACAGCGCCGCGTCGCCGAAGGCGCAGGCCGCGAAGCGCGGCAGCGAGTCCGccaacatggaggaggaggaggcggcggcgccGGCGGCCGAGGACTCGCTGGAGATGACGCTGGACCTGAAGAGCTTCCGGAAGCCCGGCGAGAAGACCTTCACCCAGCGCTGTCGGCTGTTCGTGGGCAACCTGCCCACCGACATCACGGAGGAGGACTTCAAGAGGCTCTTCGCCAAATACGGCGAGGCCAACGAGGTGTTCATCAACCGGGACCGGGGCTTCGGCTTCATCCGCCTG GAAACCAGAACTCTGGCAGAGATTGCCAAGGCGGAGCTGGACGGTATTGTGCTGAAGAACCGGCCCATCCGCATTCGCTTCGCCACGCACGGGGCGGCCCTCACGGTGAAGAACCTGTCGCCGGTGGTCTCCAACGAGCTGCTGGAGCAGGCCTTCTCCCAGTTCGGGCCGGTCGAGCGGGCCATCGTGGTGGTGGATGACCGCGGTCGGCCCACGGGGAAGGGCTTCGTGGAGTTTGCCAACAAGCCCGCTGCCAGGAAAGCTCTGGACCGGTGCACTGACGGAGCCCTTCTCCTGACTAC GTCTCCCCGCCCGGTGGTGGTTGAACCAACAGAGCAGCTTGATGATGAAGATGGGCTCTCAGAGAAGCTGTTGCAGAAATCCGCCCAGTATCACAA GGAGAGGGAACAGACGCCACGCTTTGCCCAGCCAGGTACGTTTGAGTTTGAGTACTCGTCGCGGTGGAAGGCCCTGGACGAGATGGAGAGGCAGCAGCGGGAACAGGTTGACCGAAACATCCGTGAGGCCAAAGAGAAGCTGGAGGCTGAGATGGAGGCGGCCAAACACGAGCACcagctgatgatgatgagacAAG ACCTGATGAGACGCCAGGAGGAGCTGCGTCGCTTGGAGGAGCTCAGAAACCAAGAGCTGCAGAAACGCAAACAGATTGAAATGAG GCATGAAGAGGAGCGGCGCAGGCGCGAGGAGGAGATGATGTGCCATCGTGAGCAGGACGAGATGAGGCGCCAGCCTGATTCAGGCTTCAAGCCCAGTTTCATGGATGCT